The sequence taacttttcattacataggtgactgaataagctttccgttgatataagattcaacaaaaacggacacccggtgagggagttatgactattttatgtgctagtcgtaaaacatcatcattcaagtGTTTAGCGCGTTGCGGAGGATCCCAATTTTgtattcgtcaatttccagtgagactccacgaTCGTGGTGCATTGTAGAGTGAGACAATTTCCCAATTGgtaattccagtgagccaccgcgattgtggcgcgtcgtagtagcccataaaatcgggtaccagttatatttttactgtctcattaagggtaaaagtTGTACTTCTCCAACCCCTTATCACCTCTAATACGGGGTTTAAtcccaagaacacaaaaaataagtttattttcattaaaatctctcaagaaactccattagggtttcagactaaaaatcctcatagctcaagatttaactgtgggttttagaagataattggagatttggaatcctcgcATCGTATGCTCCAAGAATCATCCGTTTactttctgaaatagaggtacgtaggGTTGTCCCAAATTTTATGggcatgatttttgaaaagaatttacacaagaccttactatttatacgtatacatatgtttttacaagtggggttttgttttaatatcaataacatgttttgtgatatggttttgaaagaaatattaaaatatcatggggttgttggcttgcatatatttcaattgttgaattgtgaacatgtgatATGAATTTCAAAAAGGTGCGAtgtatatgaattgtgaattccTTAAATCCCCTATGATAATGTTTTATACCCCACACTATACTTGTGTTAAACCATCGAGAGCATGAGTTATTGCAATTGATATGATATTACTCATAAGTGATAAAGTTTCTTGAAACTATTACATATTGAGAACCATGGTGCATGTGTTTGATGTGTGTGAAAGTTTTATATATGTGCATGTTgtaaatggcatgaaaagttggagAATTGATATGGTACtgtgacttgtaagtcaatggtatgatgataccatataaatgtatgccatgacagagttagagtttgatttaagagagttagatggttacccaaagaaaatacgagttgaaagactctatgctagaaattGTGATTTACCGACATAGGATTATGGTACAATGCTTTGTGATCTTacgtaccttgattcatgtcgtcccaaattgggactatggttaggttccctactttgtgatcttgtgttctaccatgacatgttgacttgattagggattttggcaccctgctgtgtgatcttgcgtgtcccccttatagatactccaatccttgcggaaaacttggattgggggcttagccgccgagtcaagggcagattTCATATAACCCATGGAATTACAtgttatagggtgtaccatctagctaaaaagtaagacaaagagtgagtcatggtttcaaagaaatgtttcaaagtctttaaaatgcccatgtgatttcttactatatgatatgtttatgaactattttgaattgctctcatatatgttgattataaatgGCTATTTTGGATtagctctgcataccagtacatctataaTAACCCCTGcccctccaacctctcaggttctgaggcacagtctaggggtcaagataagcagtagataattcagacaacaaaagagattgtgcagtggtgagccttctatattctggAAGGCCTAATTTTTTTACAGATATTCATCATTCTAcaattttggtctactgggggccttgtcccagacttcagatagtattgttttaagatttagtagagatttcatagactgaaTTAGATGTTATTTAAATATTGTtggagttttccttcattgttaaactaatttcatattatgaccatgtttccgtattcaatttataatttcacattttccttttattatatgaatattgtgcacgATTACCAGATAGAGTGGGACATTTGAGCCTTCATGGGTTGGATGTTCGTCACggttaggccctagtttgggtcgtgacaagaacTCTGGAGGGgtaggtttggagtggttgaaaaagttgtttaacatcatttttagggctGTGAAGATGCCTGAAGCGTAGAGGTGGAATACaatgattccattgtataagaacaagggagacatccagagttgcaacaactatagaggtattaagttcttgagtcatactatgaaggtctAGAAAAAGGTGGTAGAGTTGATGCTGAGAAGGAGCATAACTATCTCTGAGAAACAGTTCGGCTTCATGCTAGGTCGCTCgactactgaggccattcacccTGTGAGAAGATTAGTGTAGCAGTttcgggagaggaagaaggacttgcacatggtgtttattaatCTTGAGAAGACATATGACAGAGTTAACaaggagattctgtggaggtgcttggaggctagaggggtgcccgtggtATGCACTAGGCCAATTTAgaacatgtatgatggagcgaagaCTCGGTGAGGACGGTAGgggagattcagagcactttttGGTTCTAATAGGGTTGCACCTGAGATTGACTCTTAGccttttttatttgccttagtgatggatgttttgatgcaacatattcaaggggaggtgctttagtgtatgttatttgttgatgatgtggtactgattgacgAGATTCGGGGACGAGTTAGCGATAGGGTGGAGTTTTGGAGACATAcctttgagtctaaaggattttggttaAGCTAAATcaagacggagtacttagagtgtaagtttagtgatatgTCGCAGGAGGCTGACATGGTTGTGAAGTTAGACTCTtaggccattcagaagagggagagtttcaagtatctggggtctatgattcaggacaATGGTGAGAATGACGAGGATGTCACGTATCGTATTGGGGCAGAGTGGGTGAAATGGAGGCCCGCTTCAGGAGTTTTATgtaataagaaggtgcccccaaagCTTAAAGAGAAGTTATACAGAGTGATATTCCAGCTGACTATGTTATATGGAACGGAGTGTTGGCtggttaagaactcccacatccaaaaattaaaggtggagGAGATATAGATGTTACGATGGATGTGTGGCCACACCAAgaaagatagggtaaggaatgagattattcgggagaaggtgagagtggcctCGGTGGAGGACATTATGCGaaaagtgaggttacgttggtttggGCATATGACGAGGAGGGGCTCTAATGCTCCAGTGTGGAGGTGTGAGGCACTGTTTAGGGATAGTATTAAGCGGGATAGAGGTGGTCgaaaaaatattggagagaagtgattaggcatgatatggagcagttccagcttacggaggacatgacccttgataggaaggtgcgGTGAACGCGGATTAgtgtagagggttagggggtgagaGTGTGTTAGTAACAATAGGGGagcgttctttatttgtgtctgcagtttcttgttcgtggtgtttagTGATGTCTATGGTTTCAGGTAGATAGTTtttagtactccctccatttcaaaaagaatgacctactttgtcttgacacaaagtttaagaaaataaagaagacttttgaatcatgtggctttaaattaaagttgtgtcaaatgtaccaaaataccctttaatcttgtggtcctaaatatgccatgtggaaagttgaaattaaagtattgtcaaaaaagaaaaggggtcattctttttgaaacggaggaaaaaggaaagtaggtaattctttttgaaacggaggagTATTATCTTGTGGCCGTAGTAGTATCTTCTGGCtagtggtgttagtttattttgcagtactagtttatatgcatttatgttttgtgtttgttatactgctatcggtcctaagcccggggtctatcggaaatagcccctttacttcatctgaggtagtggtatggtctgcgtacactctaccctccccagaccccactatgtgggaatacactgggtttgttgttgttgtactatcCTTGACTTAATCACAGCTGTGAAGCTCTTAAATTGGTGGTTTTGGTTAAGTTTAATTTCTTGCTTTGATATCATAAGGATTAGTTTTGTTCTTACCTAATGTTACCCTTTGATATCATATGGATTAATTTAAATGAATATCTTTGGATTTCTATGTCAACAAATTCTaatgaaaaaaatcaattaaataggTTAAGTAACTTTGGAATAAAAATCAATGTTGAGTGACTTTCCAAGGAATTAATCTTCATAAAACTTCAACCAACTTGGACTTTTATTTTCTGCCCTTGCATGCAATCCTGTTTTCTTCAACCATCAGTATGTTTGATAAAGTGGAATGCTTTGTTCAGTTCTAAAGAAATTGTTGGGATCCACCTTACTTTTCACTTTAGCCAATCTCTCAAAATTGCAGTTGAAATActtttcaccccatattttggcCTTTGAATAGCTGTAGTCGTCATCGTTTGATCCAAAATCAAGATCCCTGTAATTCAGATAAGCAGTTCTTGGAGAGTTTGCAACATATGGCTCCATTTCCTTGTATAATTTCCTCATCCATGCTATTTTCTGGCTTGACACGTTCTCGTTGTTATCGTGCCAGTAGACCAAGTACTGAATATTATACAAATTTCCCTTTCTATGAGGGAATGGAATTTCAGATTCTGATATTTCGTCTAGTTTCCCACCTAATGGCTCCAAAATTATCCGAGGACTTTCTTCTTCCAAAAGCAGTCTTTCTACCATTTCCCAACCACTTTCCGAAATTTGAGTCTTCACAAAATCAGATGTCCCTTTGTAATAACTCTTCTGTTTTGGAATACTCTCTTTTAGCAAAACTTCAAGCGACGAAGTTGTCTCCCTTTCATAGAAATACAAAACTGATCCAATCCAGGAAGTTTCACGACACTCTTTATTAATGCAAGACCTGTTACTACGATCCCCAACAGGCGCTTGGAGGCAATCTTTTTTCTCCAAATCAAATTCAGGAAATTTTTCTTTGAGCAATGGAATTAACTCATCAACAGGTCCGAGATATAACGCTTGAAAACGCATTTCAACATACTTGTCATTCCCTGTTCCATCATTTTGTATAACTACTCGGATAACTAACTTATCAGGTAATTGATGTGCGATGTTTTCCCATTTTAGGATGAGATTTTGGTTATCATCAAACTTCTTGCAAACAGTGAAAACCGTAACCTTCTCCGGAACACGAACAAGTTTGAGTTTCCAtgccaaaatgacaccaaaacttgCTCCTCCGCCTCCTCTTATTGCCCAAAATAAATcgtttttcattttctttctatcAAGAATATTTCCATTTACATCCATTACACGAGCGTCCACAACATTATCAGCTGCAAGCCCGAATTTTCTCATCATAGTGCCTAACCCTCCACCACTAATAAGCCCTCCGGTGCCAACACTGAAACAGATACCTCCAGGAAAACCATGCACATTACTTTGATTAGCAATTGCATAGTAAAGTTGGCCAAGGGTGGCTCCTGCTTGAACCCAAATTGTTTCTTCATTTAAATCAATCTCGGTTTTGTTAAGATTGCTTAAATCAAGCATAACAAACGGGAATTCAGAGCGATAAGATATGCCTTCATAGTCATGGCCaccactttttattttaatttgcaaGCCTAGTTTCTTAGCACAAAGAATAACAGGCTTGATTTCTGATTCTTTTGTAGGGGATGCAATGAAATTTGGTTGTGATGAATTCACCCATCTTGAATGTTTTTGAGCATATTTCAGGATAGATGAATAAGTTAGAGAATTTGGGGTGTAAATATTTTGGGTAACGTTGGATTCAGAGGATTTAAAAAGACACCGGAGAAAATCTTCCCGAGAGTAACATTTTgccaaaaaaagtgaaaagagtAAAACACAGATAATTTGAAGGTTACCcataatttctattcttttggaaagaaaatgaaattgctGATGTCTATAACCCTTTCAAATGATCCGTATTTATACAATTTATTTCTGATAGTGTATGTTGAGTTACCTAAATTTATTATTCAGCTGGCAACTTTTGAATAAGTACATCTTTTTAGTACAGCCTTTCAATTGTCAACGTATCAATATATTGGGAGAATGGAAATTTTCTCCGACTTTATTACTCCCGTAGTCCAGCAATACCTGTCACACatgttaagaaataataaataatagttgtaagttttactatatcacccctttgattataattaattcaatttttcGAAAAACATATTGAATAATGCCTATAACTAATAGTAAGTAAGAGTAAAATAGATAAACGAACCAAGCTTGGTTGGCCTAGTGGTTAGCTCACTAGGTTGCTTAAGCAAGTGTCGGGGGTTTGATTCCCACCTTGTGCATGCAACAACTGATTGGCCAGCTGCAAACCCTTAAATGGAGCTCAGATTAGCGGAGGATTAGTCCTTGGCCTGTTGGGctgggataccttgggaaacaaaaaaaaataaaatggataaacGAATAATCAATTTAGAATTTTAGGCCTTTATCTTAGTTATTCAATTTCCTAGCATTTAGGTAGAAGctgttttgtcttttttttttttttttttgctattgaGTTGATAATGTGCCATAGATCATAGCTTAGTTCGTCCATCACAATTCACAAGCTATGGTTGTTGGAAAAAATAGAATTGATAAAAGTATTTGCTAATTGTCTTTATACTATACGTACATATGAGATcataaactgaaaaaaaaaatgttttgagGAGAGTTTACTGTGTCTCATATGTATGATTCGGAAGATTAATTTTAACGAAAATACATTATattaattattagaaaaaaaactGCTCTTCAATTCCAAGCAGATTTAAATTTGAGTCATCAATGGTATGAATGCTCACTGTGTATGTAACCCTTTTAAGTTGGTCTTAATTAGACTAAATTCATACTACCATTAATATTCAATATTAAATACGACTGAAACGTTTTTCCAAACTAACATTAATTCGTTAGGCATAACTCTTATGGTGAggttataaagaaaagaaagaccaagtACTGCTTTGTAACCTACTAATAAAATTCGTCTCtgctattttttctttaaaagagaaaTCGTAGCTggtttgcattttttttaattttcagctAAGATAATCGACAGCCAGGTCGATTTAgttaaaagataattaatttttttattaaaaaaaaaacaatatctgACGGTCAATTTTTGCTTCTTCAATTAGTCTGACGGTCAATTTTTGCTTCTTCAATTAGTCTGATAAGATCCAtgatttaaaattgataaaattaacTTTTAAAGTTCTTAATACTAAGGGATTGAAGTTGCTATATCTTTGAAATGATGAATTAGAATCTaatatttgtcaaaattttgtgattttatacATTCGTATCGATTTTTCATgttaataatattgaatttgatcAAATTCATAGCTCAAAAGCTATCTCGTGTGGCTCCTTCtattcagaaaagaaaaatatagaagaGTTGCAAAATGAGAGGATAAAACCATCTAATATTTTCAATTTGAAATCAAACATCAACTCCTTAATTATTACATATGCTAATACATtaacaaataataattaaaatatccgTACTACTTGAAAGTGCATGTTTGGaaagaaatataaagaaataattatttttatcttcacATAGCTGTTGTGCCATGCAATGCAAGTGAACACAGAAAAACATAGATGGATTGTGGTGGGACTATTCTACCCTTAATTAGAGGTCTTGAGTTCGAATCCTGAATATAGGGAAAATCCTGTTGAGAGCGTCACCCCCAAAATTGACCTTGCCGTGCACGATCTAAACTAGTTGGTACTCCAATGCGAATACCGAACAgtagaaaaacaaaacaaaaaaaggacATCGAAAAAATCATACTGTTAATGGGTGGGGAGAGCATATTGTTTCTCCAATTCCTTTCAAGGGAGGAGGACGATTTTTTTTGCCATTGAAAATAAACACTTTATACTACTATATCAATGAACAATAGTCtacaaatttcaaatatatatttagcATCATGTACCATCTAACTTGAGAAAAATGTCTTTCAACTTGGAAGGACACCCTAATAGACCTTTGCCCCCTAACAATGAGATATAGCTTGTACGGGAAATGAATAATATCAATAGTTTAGTCTAttaaattagttaattgaaaGTTTAGTGGAACAATGGTTATCACCTTCCAATAGGGAAAAAATAGTCAAACATATGACGTAACAATTTTATAGTAAATATTGTAATACTCTCACCATTTCATATAACTTGGTCCTTCTTGACAACCCTTCAGAAAATTTTAACAACTcattttgtttcaaaaaataGTTATCCCTATTCATTTTACACTCTCTctgagaaaatatttattaggagtttattttgtcaaattaaccttattaatcatgttttgagaatataaatttaagtatgtacactttatgtagtcatttaatgatagggGTAGTAttaaaagaacataataaaattctcgtAATTTCATAAAAGGAACAATTAAACTGAAAGAAATAATTGTAAAAAGAGAaccaactaaaacaaaataaagaaagtagtagtgtattttactaaatttaccttattaatgatatttcaaaattctaaatttgacaattattactttatatgttatttaatattaagggtaaaaaGGAAAATGTAACAATCTGTTGATTATATAAGTTTggacaaaaaaattgaaacactTAATTTCAGTATTTGGTCAAGTAATATGAAATGGAGGGCTCCAATATTCGGGTTCGAGCCCTGGGTATGAAGAAAATCTTGTTGAGAGCGTCACCTTCAAAATGGGCCCTGTAATGCGCGATCCGAATTTATTAAGGCGCCAATACGGATGCCGAATAACgggtgaaaaaaaaataaaaatgaagagatCCACAAATACTTAATGGGCCCTGTAATGCGCGATCCGAATTTGTTAAGGCGCCAATACGGATGCCGAATAAcgggtgaaaaaaaaaaaatgaagagatcCACAAATACTTAATGGGCCCTGTAATGCGCGATCCGAATTTGTTAAGGCGCCAATACGGATGCCGAATAACgggtgaaaaaaaaataaaaatgaagagatCCACAAATACTTAATCAGGGACTTCCCATTTTAAGTATAAACATTTGTGTCTTTTTTTTGCACAAGTCGGGTACAGAGatgattaaagaaaaattacataaactaacaaccttaagacattaattataattaataacaatgatttttcaaaattacaactaataacaaaactagAATATTTTGCCTTCTTTAGGGAAAAATGtgtgttttttacttatttttttaccCTACCCTTTTTTCACGCCACATACCATTTCAGTTTCCtccaacattttttttttcaaattctgaATTTTTCTCGCTGAACTTGATAAACATTGCATCCAACTATTAAGTTAAGTTTATTTTTACACTTAATGAATGTTAtatttgtcacaccccttttttaactccaaaaatatatgtttttaaggtttgaaagagtttttattattaaagtgacaaaagattgaaaatttacttcgaaaaaggattatttacattttcattcagagtcgccacttggcataatcgggtgtgccaagtcaccttggaaaatccttttttcaaaacagttttttacttttctaaactggtccgcgaacagagattccgactaaggaattctgttgaccgagggaaaggtgttaggcacccctcaatcccgtggtttgaccacggtcgcttggtggaatgtatcgactattttggcattatgaatatataaaccacgcaaaatcatacaaaacaatcaatcaaacaaacaaacaaaacaaatcaaaaattatagtgtccagtccgaTTATTACAATcccgaaatagaaaaatgcaaaaatataaacctactctattctatgcTAATTCTAAACTACACTCCATTGCTTTCTCCACCCGACGTTTTGGGCCTTGATCGTGCGTtgtcttcaagtacatgatacttcggggcatttcccggacaaatcaatacaaatccctcggggcattccccggccaaataaatacaatagatcccaatgcataaatcaaaaccattccacacacatttcatcattcaacaatcacaaacCTTAAACTTTGCCAAGCCAACCTACGTTTTCCTATTACTTCCGACTTATCATTCTAttaccaaattaaaccaaaatcaatgaatcttaattcattcaaattttcttttatcgAGACCAATTCCTTCTCgcatttattctcaaaataattaatcaattcttCGACTACTAATTCAAGTTTtcacattcaaatccaacatcaaccaacacacaacaaagattcaaacatgTCAAACCATAAATCATTCACACACATAAAAATTAAAGGGAAAGAAGATAAAATTGGACCTCATTTTGACGCTTTCAAACTCAAATATTATTCGAATGAAAATACGAAAACCGCATCCGAAAATCCCGAGTCGAACCTCAACCAACGAACAAGACCAACTCAAATTGAGAGACACACCCGGACAAATTTTGAAACCAACGAAAGACCCTAAATACCCAAACTCCACTGGTATCGGGAATTAGAAACCCGAGCAGAATTCAAAATCCGACTGAACGACATCGATGAGAATCTTAATACCCACGATTTACAACCCACCATAGATGAATCCCACCAGAGACCGGAGTTAGGTTGTCATTGTTTCAGTGTTACCCGAAATGAGATGGAGATGATGAACTCCGACCAGATCAGAAGgaatagaaaaaaggaaaatcaGATCAAATTCGGAGCATTAATGATGGTTTGCTGGTGATGAATCGCCGGAACAGTCGAGAACCACCAGTtttccttctctctctctctctctcttcttatttTCACTATCTTTTTCTCCGATCTGTCTCGCCCTTCACTCCCCTCTATTTTCTCAAATCTATTCTCTCTCTCGATTCCTTCTAATTCTATGCGTGTGTGTAGTTTCGATCAGTATGTGTGATAGAAATTGTGTGTGTGATCAGTGTGTGCATGATTTCGTGTGTGTATGGTCTACTATCAGGTGTGTTAATGGCCTTCCAGTGAGGGAATGTGGGTGTGGTATATGAATATCCTCCCCCCTGTGTAtataattctatgtatatatgATGATTACCCTCATTTTGATAGTGGTGGGCCCTCTTTATTCTATTCCTATAAACTTTATTAAAGAGCAAAACAAAGACCTGAAGGGGAGGGATACGTGTAGATGGGGTAGGGGTTGGTGTCCTAATTTAATAGGTAGGGTTGTTAATTAGTTATCACAAGAATAATTGGAGATTGGGTTTGTTAGgggttttttattttgtcattttgtggagggataatTACACAGGGTAGGGCACGTGGTAAGACggggataaaaatgtgtaacttggatctttgggagggacaaaattaggtgtctacatcatgccccctttgaatgtaaacacgaagtgttttcagataaagaagtagacaacaagacagaATTTTGACCCCACCATTATTTAAAGGAAGGAACtgaaggaagaaggacaatcgaGTTGGAGAttcgagtgaggtcccgtcgaggttccggtccgtgGCTCTGTCactacatcaaaaatgaaaattagaagttaaaacataaaagaaattacaaaaatcctatctgtGCAGCttctttgactcttgacttgctatttcatcaccctgttcttcaggcgggctcctaactttcaatttcttcaacttgtttctTGGTTTTCAATTTCTTCCCCCATGTTGCTTGACTGTTTatttattcaccctgttcttcaggcggtctCCTGGCTtgtcatttcatcaccctgttcttcaggcgggctcctaacttgccgtttcatcaccctgttcttcaggcgggctcctgactttctatttccatatgttgtctttcaatttcttcactttgtttcttaactttcattttattttccccattcttcaggagggatcttgaaatcacatcaaaattaagaataaaattatcccaaacaaagattatataAAGAGATTATTTGCTAGAGAAGTGAGTTCCAAACAACAAGaattatcatcaaaggacttttgtgaaagtcacatcattataggaattaaggagaatgactcgactaaaaggtaattcttataggaatcaaagggagtgactcaactaaaaggtatgccttataggaatcaaggagattgacttgactaaaaggtacgtcttataggaatcaagggagatgactcaattaaaaggtacatcttttaggcgtcaaggggaatgactcaactaaaaggtacgtcttctaggaatcaaaggaaatgactcgactaaaaggtacgtcttctaggggtcaagggaatgccttgactaaaaggtacatcttctaggaatcaagggagatgactcaactaaaaggtacgtcttctaggggtcaaggggaatgactcgactaaaaggtacatcttctatgGGTtgagg comes from Capsicum annuum cultivar UCD-10X-F1 chromosome 2, UCD10Xv1.1, whole genome shotgun sequence and encodes:
- the LOC107858205 gene encoding berberine bridge enzyme-like 22 — its product is MGNLQIICVLLFSLFLAKCYSREDFLRCLFKSSESNVTQNIYTPNSLTYSSILKYAQKHSRWVNSSQPNFIASPTKESEIKPVILCAKKLGLQIKIKSGGHDYEGISYRSEFPFVMLDLSNLNKTEIDLNEETIWVQAGATLGQLYYAIANQSNVHGFPGGICFSVGTGGLISGGGLGTMMRKFGLAADNVVDARVMDVNGNILDRKKMKNDLFWAIRGGGGASFGVILAWKLKLVRVPEKVTVFTVCKKFDDNQNLILKWENIAHQLPDKLVIRVVIQNDGTGNDKYVEMRFQALYLGPVDELIPLLKEKFPEFDLEKKDCLQAPVGDRSNRSCINKECRETSWIGSVLYFYERETTSSLEVLLKESIPKQKSYYKGTSDFVKTQISESGWEMVERLLLEEESPRIILEPLGGKLDEISESEIPFPHRKGNLYNIQYLVYWHDNNENVSSQKIAWMRKLYKEMEPYVANSPRTAYLNYRDLDFGSNDDDYSYSKAKIWGEKYFNCNFERLAKVKSKVDPNNFFRTEQSIPLYQTY